From one Triticum urartu cultivar G1812 chromosome 3, Tu2.1, whole genome shotgun sequence genomic stretch:
- the LOC125545162 gene encoding probable LRR receptor-like serine/threonine-protein kinase IRK, which produces MAASASAPALLLLLLAAAAAAATTTTALTDDVLALVVFKTGVADPLGRLAKWTEDDDRPCTWPGVGCDARAGRVTSLSLPAASLSGRLPRALLRLDALLSLSLPRNNLSGPVLPGLLASLPRLRSLDLASNRLAATVPADLFAQCRDIRTISLAHNELSGYIPPAVASCSSLLSLNLSSNRLAGPIPDGIWSLPSLRSLDLSGNSLSGSVPGGFPRSSSLRALDLSRNLFAGEIPADVGEAALLKSLDLGRNFFTGGLPDSLRRLTALRFLGAGSNALAGEVPAWIGEMWSLERLDLSGNRFAGVIPDGIAKCKNLLEADLSRNALTGELPWWVFGLPLQRVSVAGNKLDGWVKVPGDAALALHVLDLSSNAFSGGIPPQITAFAGLQFLNLSSNSISGQLPAGIGGMRLLEVLDVSANTLTGSVPPEIGGAVALRVLRMGDNSLTGRIPAQIGSCSSLVALDLSHNDITGPIPSTLGNLTSLQAVDLSQNRLNGTLPVELSNLPSLHIFDVSHNLLSGNLPNSRFFDNIPDYFLSDNSGLCSSRKNNSCGAVMPKPIVLNPNSSSNPLSQSTPSSPSSKHHKKIILSVSTLIAIAGGAAIAFGVITVTVLNRRVRAAASHPKPAIALSDDYLSQSPENDASSGKLVMFGKGSPEFSTGGHALLNKDCELGRGGFGAVYKTVLRDGQPVAIKKLTVSSLVKSKDDFERQVKVLSKMRHHNIVTLRGFYWTSSLQLLIYDYLPGGNLHKHLHECTDENTLSWMERFDIIIGVARGLMHLHQHGVVHYNLKSSNVLLDSNGEPRVGDYGLASLLPMLDRYVLSSKIQSALGYMAPEFACKTVKITEKCDVYGFGVLALEILTGRRPVEYLEDDVVVLCDLVRSALEEGRLEDCMDPRLCGEFPMEEAIPIIKLGLVCTSQVPSNRPDMGEVLSILEVVRSPQDSPGDEMV; this is translated from the exons AtggccgcctccgcctccgcccccgcgctgctcctcctcctcctcgcggcggccgcggcggcggcgacgaccaCGACGGCGCTCACCGACGACGTGCTCGCGCTGGTGGTCTTCAAGACGGGCGTGGCCGACCCGCTGGGCCGCCTCGCCAAGTGGACCGAGGACGACGACCGCCCCTGCACCTGGCCGGGCGTGGGCTGCGACGCGCGCGCGGGCCGCGTCACCTCGCTCTCCCTCCCCGCCGCCTCGCTCTCGGGCCGCCTCCCCCGCGCGCTCCTCCGCCTCGACGCGctcctttccctctccctcccccgCAACAACCTCTCGGGCCCCGTGCTCCCCGGCCTCCTCGCCTCCCTCCCCCGCCTCCGCTCCCTCGACCTCGCCTCCAAccgcctcgccgccaccgtcCCCGCCGACCTCTTCGCCCAATGCCGCGACATCCGCACCATCTCCCTCGCCCACAACGAGCTCTCCGGCTACATCCCGCCCGCGGTCGCCTCCTGCTCCTCGCTcctctccctcaacctctcctccaACCGCCTCGCTGGCCCGATACCCGACGGTATCTGGTCGCTGCCCTCGCTCCGCTCTCTGGACCTCTCCGGGAATTCGCTGTCGGGGAGTGTTCCTGGCGGGTTCCCCCGGAGCAGCTCGCTGCGGGCGCTGGATTTGAGCCGTAACCTTTTCGCCGGGGAGATACCGGCCGATGTCGGAGAGGCGGCGCTTCTTAAATCGCTGGATCTCGGGCGTAACTTCTTCACCGGCGGCTTGCCGGATTCTCTCCGGAGGCTGACCGCGCTGCGGTTCCTTGGCGCCGGCAGCAATGCGCtcgctggcgaggtgccggcgtGGATCGGGGAGATGTGGTCGCTGGAGCGGCTTGACCTGTCGGGCAATCGCTTCGCCGGCGTCATCCCCGACGGCATCGCGAAATGTAAGAACCTGCTGGAGGCCGATCTCAGCCGGAACGCGCTGACCGGCGAGCTCCCATGGTGGGTGTTCGGCCTGCCACTGCAGCGCGTCTCGGTCGCCGGCAACAAGCTCGACGGGTGGGTCAAGGTCCCCGGAGATGCCGCGTTGGCGTTGCATGTGCTGGACCTGTCGAGCAACGCGTTCTCCGGCGGGATCCCGCCGCAGATTACTGCCTTCGCGGGGTTGCAGTTTCTGAACCTGTCCTCGAATTCCATATCGGGGCAGCTGCCTGCTGGCATTGGTGGGATGAGGCTGCTGGAGGTGCTCGACGTGAGCGCTAACACGCTGACCGGAAGCGTGCCACCGGAGATTGGCGGCGCCGTGGCGCTCCGGGTGCTGAGGATGGGGGACAATTCGCTCACCGGCCGCATACCGGCACAGATTGGGAGCTGCAGTTCCCTCGTTGCACT GGATTTGTCGCACAACGACATCACGGGACCGATTCCAAGCACCCTGGGGAACCTCACCAGTCTTCAggctgttgatctctcccagaaCAGGCTGAATGGGACCCTGCCGGTGGAGCTTTCTAATCTGCCCAGCTTGCACATCTTTGACGTCTCCCACAACTTGCTATCAGGAAATCTCCCCAACAGCCGTTTCTTCGACAATATCCCCGACTACTTCCTATCAGACAATTCCGGCCTATGCAGCTCCAGGAAGAACAATTCCTGCGGTGCGGTCATGCCGAAGCCGATTGTACTCAACCCCAATTCCTCATCAAACCCCTTGTCGCAATCCACACCAAGCTCCCCTAGCAGCAAGCACCACAAGAAAATCATACTGAGCGTCTCCACCCTCATTGCCATTGCGGGCGGTGCTGCCATTGCCTTCGGAGTGATCACTGTGACTGTGCTCAACCGTCGTGTCCGTGCAGCCGCCTCCCACCCAAAGCCTGCTATTGCACTATCTGATGATTACCTTAGCCAATCCCCGGAGAATGATGCTAGCTCTGGGAAGCTTGTCATGTTTGGTAAAGGCAGCCCAGAGTTCAGCACTGGTGGGCATGCCTTGTTGAACAAGGACTGTGAGCTTGGGCGAGGAGGCTTTGGTGCCGTCTACAAGACGGTGCTCAGAGACGGACAGCCGGTGGCCATCAAGAAGCTCACCGTGTCTAGCTTGGTGAAGTCTAAGGATGACTTTGAGCGACAAGTGAAGGTGCTTAGCAAGATGCGGCACCACAACATTGTCACACTGAGAGGCTTTTACTGGACTTCGTCGCTGCAGCTGCTCATCTATGATTACCTCCCAGGAGGAAATCTGCACAAGCACCTCCATGAGTGCACGGACGAGAACACTCTTTCCTGGATGGAGAGGTTTGACATTATCATCGGTGTTGCCAGGGGACTGATGCACCTCCACCAGCATGGGGTCGTCCATTACAACCTCAAGTCAAGCAATGTGCTGCTGGACAGCAATGGCGAGCCCAGGGTCGGTGACTATGGTCTTGCAAGCCTGCTCCCGATGCTGGACCGGTATGTGCTGAGCAGTAAGATCCAGAGTGCACTCGGGTACATGGCGCCAGAATTCGCATGCAAGACGGTGAAGATCACCGAGAAGTGCGACGTCTACGGCTTCGGTGTGCTTGCACTGGAGATCTTGACGGGCAGGAGGCCCGTTGAGTACTTGGAAGATGACGTGGTCGTGCTATGTGATCTGGTGCGAAGTGCGCTGGAGGAAGGCAGGCTGGAGGACTGCATGGATCCGAGACTGTGCGGCGAGTTCCCGATGGAGGAGGCCATCCCGATCATCAAGCTGGGCCTCGTTTGCACCTCGCAGGTGCCGTCGAACCGGCCGGACATGGGCGAGGTGTTGAGTATACTCGAGGTGGTGAGGAGTCCGCAGGACAGTCCAGGGGATGAGATGGTCTGA